The Ostreibacterium oceani region TGTTTACAAACGGCTGGCATTTCGCTTAGTGCGTTAGATGCTGTCGCTTATACCGCAGGGCCTGGGCTGTTAGGCGCACTGCTTTGCGGCAGTGCCGTTGCACAATCGCTTGCGTTTTCGTTATCAATTCCTAGTATCGCAATACACCACATGGAAGGACATTTGCTAACCCCATTACTAGATAATCCTAGCCCCCCTGCTTTGCCATTTTTGGCGTTATTGGTCTCTGGCGGTCACACCATGATGGTATTGGTCAACGCCATTGGTGACTATGATATTTTAGGCACTACCCTAGACGATGCCGTGGGCGAAGCCTTTGACAAAACCGCCAAACTCATGGGGCTGCCCTATCCTGGCGGTCCAGAACTAGCGGCACTGGCAGACACAGGCGATTCAACCCGCTATCAACTACCGCGCCCCATGACGCAACGGGCTGGGCTGGATTTTAGTTTTAGTGGGTTAAAAACGCAAGTGCGCCTACTGATTGAGCAAGCACCACCCAGCGCGCATCCTGATATTGCGGCGGCTTTTCAGGCGGCGGTTATTGATACGTTGACCATAAAATGTCGACGTGCCCTCAAACAAACCAACGCCAAAGATCTAGTCATTGCAGGCGGGGTTGGGGCAAACCGTGCCTTACGCCAACAGATTGAAGCTTACTGTCAATCCAATCAAGTTCGCCTGCACATTCCACCACAAAATTTATGTACTGATAACGGTTTGATGATTGCCCATGCGGGCGCTATGCGATTAGCCGAAGCCAACAAAGATTATCGCATTGATTGCCAAGCAAGATGGCCATTAACGGCACTTAAACCCTGCCCACCCAGCTGTAGCTAGTCTGCAAGTAATCTACCACTAGCCTGGCGCTTTGGCCGAATCAATTAGCGTTTTCATTATCTCACCTGCTAACATAACACCAATCATCGCGGGCATATAGGATATCGTGCCATTGGTTGCTTTTTCGTTGTAATTGGTGCTGGTGATATGATTAACAAAAGGCTTGGATCGCGTTTCATCCGTATAAACAACAGGATATTTCAAGCTTGCTCGCAACGCGCGAAGGCGGCGACGCATTTCACGTGCCAAAGGACAGCCTTGCGTTTTGTGTAATTTGGCGACGCGAACACGGGTAGCGTCATAGCAATTGCCTGCACCCATTGCCGATATAATCGGGATATTGGCTTGTTGCGCCGCATAAACCAACTGCGCTTTGCACGCAATCGTATCAATACAGTCTGCGATAAAATCAAACGCTGTCGAATTAACGATTGTCTCAGCATTGTCGGTATTCATAAATTCGTCAATCACGTGTACCCGAATGCTTGGATCAATATCCGCAATACGGGCTTTCATCACGTCGGTTTTTTTTTGCTCAAACGTTGATTCTAACGCGACAATCTGGCGATTAATATTAGACATTGCCACCACATCACGGTCTAGCAGCGTTATTTCTCCGATACCAGCCCGTGCAATATTTTCAGCAACATAACCACCAACACCACCAATACCAGCGACCAATATATGCTGCTGACGGAGATAAGGCAGTATGTCATTCCCAAGGAGGATTTCTGTTCTGGCATGGCGTGTTGGCATGGTGATTGATCTCATGAACAAATAATATCGACAATTCTACCGAATACGATGCAAATTATAAAGACAAATATACAGGCAAATCCCACAGAATGCCAAATCCCACAGAATTCAGTCACCGCGCAAGTCTAAGCCACTCAGCTTATCCCTGCCCATTGCGATTTACCTGTTATTTTTTGTTATGACCGATAAAAACGATGTTTTGTGACTAAAAAGCGCGTATTATAGACCTAATTAATGGTCAATCGTCAATCGTCAACCGCTACTTTCAATCAAGCGACAAAATTACATAATAAAAACATACCAATAGCTTATAAAAAACCTATAAACACATGATAACAACTAGACGACTACTCACGCTACTCCTATCGCTGATGGGCGTGGGTTTGTTTTACTGGTTGGCTTTACCCCTACCCTTTTTATTTGGCCCTATGTCTGCGTGTTTAATCGCCTCATTGCTTGGTGTCAAATTACAAGGCATGAAACCCTTTTCTATTGGTGCACGCACGGTTTTGGGCATTGCCGTTGGCACAGCCATTACACCCGCTATATTACAGCAAGCCAGTCAAATGGCATTTACATTATTGCTCATTCCGATTTATATCATACTCATCGGCGCGATTGGTGTGCCTTTTTATCAGCGTTTTTTTGGTTATGATCGTGTCACGAGCTTTTATGCTGCGATGCCAGGTGGCGCATCTGATATGATTATTTTTGGCCAAGCAGCAGGTGGGAATGCGCGCGCGCTATCATTAATTCACGCAACGCGAATGCTGATTATCATTACCATCGTCCCGTTTTTTCTCGCCTATTTTAACGACATTTCGCTTGATGCGCCGATTGGTCAATCTGCGTCGCAACTCCCTTGGCATGAGATGGCTATTATGGTTGTCGTTGCAATAATCGGCTGGAAAGGTGGAGAAAAAATCAGGCTTTTTGGCGCCGCCATTCTAGGGCCTTTGATTTTGTCGTTAGTGCTGTCATTGGGCGACATTTTGCATCATCGCCCGCCATCCGAAGCCATCCTGGTTGCTCAATTCTTTTTAGGCATGGGCATTGGCATGCATTATCAAGGCATTACGCTGAAAGAAATCAAAAAAGACATCACCGCTGGCGCGCTATTTGCGCTGATATTGACGACGATTGCGGCATTTTTTGCGCTACTTGCACACGCTATCGGTAACGTGCCTTGGCTAGAGGCTATCATGGCTTTTTCTCCTGGCGGACAAGCAGAGATGACCATTTTAGCCATCGTTGCAGGCGCTGATTTAGGGTTTATTGTATTGCATCATTTGCTGCGCATTTTACTGGTTATCTTAGGGGCACCGCTGTTAGCACGATTTTTGCTAAAAAAAACCAACCATAAGGTATAAAACCACCCAATACAGTCATTCAAATGGCGACAAAAATAACGGGAAAACAAAAAACCGCTTGACCCGCCTATCACAGGATGCTATAACAGATATACAAAAATTCGAGCACCATGATAAATTAATAATCTTTAAAAACAATGGAATAATAAAAACTCATGCAATCACCGCTGAAAAATATTCGCGTACTCGATTTGACTAATGTGTTGGCAGGGCCATTTTGTGGTCAACAGCTTGCGCACCTAGGCGCAGAAGTCATCAAAATCGAAACGCCAGGTATTGGTGATTTGGCCAGAAAACTGGGTGCCGATGAGGCATTAAATGCCGTCAATATGGGGGCTTCATTTTTAGCACAAAATATCGGCAAGCAATCGCTCACTATCAACCTCAAAACGCCAGACGGCAAAACGCTATTTAAAGAACTGGTCAGCAGCGCTGATGTCGTTGTTGAAAATTTCCGTCCAGGCGTTATGGAACGACTTGATTTATCCTACGATACCCTATCGCAAATCAACCCTAGCATTATTTATTGCGCTATCTCTGGTTTTGGCCAAGACGGTCCCATGCACGAATTACCTGCCTACGACCAAATTATCCAAGGCTTATCTGGCATAATGGATATCACTGGCGATGAAGACTCAGGGCCGTATCGGGTTGGCTATCCGATTGCTGATACGGTCGGGGGAATGACGGCCGCATTTGCCATCGCCGCCTGTCTTGCTGGTCGTGCCATGCACCACCACCCAAATAATAAACACGCAGTAGAAAAAACAGGCAGCTACATCGATGTCTCCATGCTAGATTCGACCCTTGCAACCATGGGATGGGTGGTGTCAAATTTTTTAACCACTGGCCAACCACCCAAGCGTATGGGCAATAATAACTTTACCAACAGCCCTTCGGGCACATTTAAAACAGGCGATGGGCTCCTTAATATTGCGGCGAATAAACAAGCACAATTCGAAGCCGTTTGTCACGTCATCGGTCGCCCAGAACTCATTCAACAACCTGAATTTGCCGACCGCTACCAACGAATACAACACCGTGAAACACTCACCACAGCGATTGAGTCGGCATTAGCCGAAAAGTCAGCCACCGAATGGCAACAGGCACTCAATAAAGTTGGCGTACCCGCAGGCTGCGTCTTATCACTGCCGCAAACACTGGCACTGGAACAAATACAGCACCGAGAATTTATCCGTACTTTTGCGCCTGTCGAACCGACTGGGCGAACCTTGCAATTGGCGGGCACTGGCTATCGTATCGATCGGCAAACCACAGGGGCAAACCAGCCACCACCACAATTAGGTCAGCATAATATGACCATTCTACAGTCATTGGGCTATACACCGCAGCAAATCGAAGCGCTCACTGCTCAGGGTGTGCTGTGAATATAGATAAATCAACGCAAAATAAGTCGATGCAACCTTGTGCAAACACAGACGTCAGTGATTGGTGGCGCTCTGCCATTATTGATATGTCACCTGGCATCATCCGATTCCGTGGCTACCCCATCGAACAATTGATTGGCAATGTGAGTTTTGTCGATATGATATGGTTGATGACCCGTGGCGAATTACCATCGCCTCAACAGGCTGAGTTACTTGAGGGCGCTTTAGTCGCCGCAGTCGATCACGGGCCACAAGCACCCAGTATTGGCATTGCCCGAATGGCCATCACTTGCGGCATTGATTTAAACAACGCACTTGGCTCTGCTGTCAATGTCTTGGGGGATATTCATGGCGGTGCTGGACAACAGGCCATGCTGCTTTACCAGCAAATTGATAGTGCAGTACAAGCAGGACAAGACCTCAATAATGCCGTCGAAAACACACTGGACGCGTATGCCAACGAAGGGCAAAAAATCATCCCAGGGTTTGGCCACCGTTTTCACCCGATAGACCCTCGCACACCGCGATTGCTTGCGTTAGTTCAGCACGCTGTTGACAACGCCATTGTCACGGGGCATTTCCGTGATATTGCACTCGCTGTTGAATCCCATCTGGCAAAACGCAAAGGCAAAGCCATCCCAATGAACATTGATGGGGTCACTGCGGTTATATACGCTGAGCTTGGGTTTAGCCCTGCGTTA contains the following coding sequences:
- a CDS encoding CaiB/BaiF CoA transferase family protein — encoded protein: MQSPLKNIRVLDLTNVLAGPFCGQQLAHLGAEVIKIETPGIGDLARKLGADEALNAVNMGASFLAQNIGKQSLTINLKTPDGKTLFKELVSSADVVVENFRPGVMERLDLSYDTLSQINPSIIYCAISGFGQDGPMHELPAYDQIIQGLSGIMDITGDEDSGPYRVGYPIADTVGGMTAAFAIAACLAGRAMHHHPNNKHAVEKTGSYIDVSMLDSTLATMGWVVSNFLTTGQPPKRMGNNNFTNSPSGTFKTGDGLLNIAANKQAQFEAVCHVIGRPELIQQPEFADRYQRIQHRETLTTAIESALAEKSATEWQQALNKVGVPAGCVLSLPQTLALEQIQHREFIRTFAPVEPTGRTLQLAGTGYRIDRQTTGANQPPPQLGQHNMTILQSLGYTPQQIEALTAQGVL
- a CDS encoding tRNA threonylcarbamoyladenosine dehydratase; translation: MRSITMPTRHARTEILLGNDILPYLRQQHILVAGIGGVGGYVAENIARAGIGEITLLDRDVVAMSNINRQIVALESTFEQKKTDVMKARIADIDPSIRVHVIDEFMNTDNAETIVNSTAFDFIADCIDTIACKAQLVYAAQQANIPIISAMGAGNCYDATRVRVAKLHKTQGCPLAREMRRRLRALRASLKYPVVYTDETRSKPFVNHITSTNYNEKATNGTISYMPAMIGVMLAGEIMKTLIDSAKAPG
- the tsaD gene encoding tRNA (adenosine(37)-N6)-threonylcarbamoyltransferase complex transferase subunit TsaD gives rise to the protein MIILGIETSCDETGIAVYDTERGTLAQQLFSQIDIHRQYGGVVPELASRDHINRTIPLIDTCLQTAGISLSALDAVAYTAGPGLLGALLCGSAVAQSLAFSLSIPSIAIHHMEGHLLTPLLDNPSPPALPFLALLVSGGHTMMVLVNAIGDYDILGTTLDDAVGEAFDKTAKLMGLPYPGGPELAALADTGDSTRYQLPRPMTQRAGLDFSFSGLKTQVRLLIEQAPPSAHPDIAAAFQAAVIDTLTIKCRRALKQTNAKDLVIAGGVGANRALRQQIEAYCQSNQVRLHIPPQNLCTDNGLMIAHAGAMRLAEANKDYRIDCQARWPLTALKPCPPSCS
- a CDS encoding AbrB family transcriptional regulator; the encoded protein is MITTRRLLTLLLSLMGVGLFYWLALPLPFLFGPMSACLIASLLGVKLQGMKPFSIGARTVLGIAVGTAITPAILQQASQMAFTLLLIPIYIILIGAIGVPFYQRFFGYDRVTSFYAAMPGGASDMIIFGQAAGGNARALSLIHATRMLIIITIVPFFLAYFNDISLDAPIGQSASQLPWHEMAIMVVVAIIGWKGGEKIRLFGAAILGPLILSLVLSLGDILHHRPPSEAILVAQFFLGMGIGMHYQGITLKEIKKDITAGALFALILTTIAAFFALLAHAIGNVPWLEAIMAFSPGGQAEMTILAIVAGADLGFIVLHHLLRILLVILGAPLLARFLLKKTNHKV
- a CDS encoding citryl-CoA lyase, which gives rise to MQPCANTDVSDWWRSAIIDMSPGIIRFRGYPIEQLIGNVSFVDMIWLMTRGELPSPQQAELLEGALVAAVDHGPQAPSIGIARMAITCGIDLNNALGSAVNVLGDIHGGAGQQAMLLYQQIDSAVQAGQDLNNAVENTLDAYANEGQKIIPGFGHRFHPIDPRTPRLLALVQHAVDNAIVTGHFRDIALAVESHLAKRKGKAIPMNIDGVTAVIYAELGFSPALARGLFCLSRSVGILAHAWEQSEKNERLKGATPPHYRWTYDGPEPRDIAKHQTDK